CTGCAATATATATACCACTCAAAATTCCAATAGGTATTCCAATTATACTTGCTATTAAACTTAGTAGCATTGTTCCTATTATAGCATTTGCTACTCCACCACCAGGAACTCCTGGAGGTTTTGGAAGATCAATAATTAACCTTAAATTTAATTTTGATATACCCTTAATAAAAATATCTCCTAAAATCCAAAAAAGGAATAGGGCACCAACAAAAAAGGATAAAGTCGATAAGAATAACATTAAATTGTTAATAATTTTTCTTTTTCTATAGCTCATAGACCTTCAAACCTTTTTATAATTACATATCTTGATATTGCAATAGTAAAAAAGGTTATTAAGAATAGTATTAATGCCAGCTCAATGAGTGATGAGAGATGGAGTTTGCCAAAGGCTTCTGCAAATTCATTTGCTATGGTGCTGGCAATGGTTGCTCCAGGACTGAAAAGGGATATTGATAATTGGTAAGAATTTCCAATAACCATAGTTACAGCCATTGTTTCACCAAGAGCTCTACTTAATCCTAATATAGCACTTGCAATTATTCCTGATTTTGCATTGCCAATTTCTACTTTCCTAATCATTTCCCACTTTGTCATCCCTAAGGCTAAAGCACCTTCTTTTTGCTCCTTAGGTACTAAAGAGAGAATTTCTCTGGATATAGAAGAAATTATCGGTATAATCATTATTGAAAGCACAATGCCAGCAGTTAGATATCCTACTCCTATACTATAACCACTAAATAGAGGAATAAAACCTAAATATTTATTTAAGAATGGACCTACCTTAAATTGCATAATGGGTGATAATGTAAAAAGTCCCCACATTCCATAAATTACACTGGGAATTGCCCCTAATAGTTCAATAATAAATGATAAGGTGCTTCTTATTCTAAATGGACAGATTTCCGTAAGAAAAATTGCAATCCCTAAACTTATGGGAAGTCCTATAATAAGAGCTAAAAGGGATGTGATAATGGTACCATAAATAGCTGGCAGAGCAGAAAACTGCTCTGTCACAGGATCCCATATAGTGTTCCACAAGAATTTTAATCCAAATTTTTTAATGCTTGGAAGGGCACCTATTATTAGGTAAATGAAAATTGCTATTGTTATTATTGTTATAACAAGGCTTGAAAGTATTGTTAAATTTTTAAATATTTTCTCCCCTGTATTTCTCATAAAATTTATTCAACTGGCTTACCCATATATGTTATTTCTTTTAATCTTCTCAATGCGAGATTTTTAACCTTTTCAGGCAATGGAACATATAGTAACTCTTCTGCATACTTATCTCCCTTAGCATATGCCCACTTTATAAAACTGATTAATGCTTTTGCCTTCTCTAAGTCTTTTTGTTCCTTTCTTATCAATAAGAAGGTATATCCTACTATAGGATAACTATTTCTTCCTGGAGCGTCAACTGTAAATACATAGAAATCGTTTGGAACTTGGTATAAACTCAGAGCGGACTGTACTGTTTCTTTATTAGGAAATACAAAATTTCCTAATTTATTCCTTATCTGTGCGTAAGGAATATTGTTTTGTTCTGCATAGGCAAGTTCTACATACCCAATGGCACCAGGTGTATTTTGTACAGTCCCTGCAACACCAGCATTACCCTTACCACCTATTCCAATAGGCCAATTTACAGAAGTTCCTGCACCAACCTTTTCTTTCCATTCGCTACTCACTGCTGAAAGGAAGGCTGTAAAAATATGAGTAGTACCGCTTCCATCGGATCTTCTTACAACTGTTATTGGAAGATCAGGTATTTTTATGTCTTTATTTAGTATAGTGATCTTGGGATCAGTCCATCTTTTAATTTTTCCTAAATATATGTCCGCAATAATCTCTCTTGATAATTTTAGCCCTTTTCCAACACCTGGTAAATTGTATATCATCACAATACTGCCTGCTACTGTTGGAATCATAATTAATCCTGATTGTTTCTGTTCTTCACCTGTTAGGGGAGAATCTGATGCTCCAAAATCTACTGTTCCTGCTTTGATTTGTTGGATCCCTGCACCACTTCCTATGGCTTGATAGTTTATCTTAATCTTTGTTTCTTGCTCATATTCATAGAACCACCTGGAGTATAGTGGGTATGGGAATGTTGCTCCTGCACCTGTAAGAGAAACTTGGGCAAGGGTTGAAAAAATTAGGAGAGAACTTAATAGGAAGAGGATAATAGAAACTTTTTTAATTTTTGGTCTCATATAAACCCTCCTTTTAAATTTTTATTTTCATTTTAGATTCTAACAGATTATTTTTAAATAGCTTTTAAAAAATAATTAAATTTTTGTTAGACTTTTAATTTTGATATAATTTGTTTTAGATTACTAATGTTGAGGTGGTTTATGGGAATTATTGATAAAAGATTGAGATTACATAAAAGAACTTTAGAGCTGGTTGAAATTGAGCTTAAGGAGGATATCAGACGCTCTGCAAAAGCCATTGTAGAAGCTTATAAAAAGGGGAAAAAAGTTGTTTTGTTTGGCAATGGTGGAAGTGCAGCAGATGCCCAACATATTGCAGGAGAATTGGTAGGTAGGTTTTTAAAGGAAAGAAGGTCTCTTCCCGCCATTGCTCTAACTACAAACTCCTCAATAGTTACTGCCATTTCTAATGATTATGGTTTTGATTTTGTTTTTGAAAGGCAATTAGAGGCTTGGGTTGAGGAAGGAGATGTAGTAATTGGTATAAGTACATCAGGAAGTTCTAAAAATGTAGTAAGGGGATTGGAAAAGGCGAAAAGTTTAGGGGCTTTCACAATTGCCTTTTCTGGTAAGGATGGGGGAGAGATCTCCAAATTAGCAGATATTAGCATAACAATACCTTTTCATATTACACCTCATATTCAGGAGTTACATATAACAATAGGGCATCTCTTATGTGATATTGTAGAGGAGGAGTTATTCCCAAATAAGAAAAAAGCCATTTTTCTTGATAGAGATGGAACATTAAACGAGGATAAGGGATATACGTATAAGGTTGAGGATTTAAAAATTTTACCTAATGTTGTGGAAGGTTTAAAAATACTTCAGAAAAAATTTCTTCTCATAGTAGTTAGTAACCAATCAGGAGTTGAGAGGGGATACTATACTAATTGGGATGTAGAAAATTTCAATAATCACTTATATTTAGCTTTAGCTAAAGAAGGAGTCTATATAGATGATTTTTATTACTGTCCAAATTTAGAAGGTGATTGTAGAAAGCCAAATATTGGTATGTTTATGCAAGCCCAAGAGGATTGGAATATAGATTTATCAAGGTCGTATATGATTGGCGATAAGGAGACGGATGTATTAGCTGGGAAAAAGGCTGGTTGTAAAACTATTTTCTTAGGTAAAGATTCAAGTATTTTACCTGACTATTTTGCTAATGATTTATTGGATGCAGCCAATTGGATTATGAAGGAAGAGGAGGAAAATAATGAATAAGAGTAGATTTTTGGATATTATTGGGCATTGGCATGGAAAGAGAATAGGGGTTATTGGGGATATAATGCTTGACGAGTATATAATGGGAAAAGTAACAAGAATTTCTCCAGAAGCTCCCGTTCCTATTGTAGAGATGGAGCAGGAATTTTCAGTTTTAGGCGGGGCTGGAAATGTAGCAAACAACATAAAGTCCTTAGGAGGAGAGGTAATTTTATTTGGAGTTATAGGAAATGATGAAGGAGGCAAAAAGATCTTAAACCTTTTAAGAGAAAGAAAGATTATGGAGGAATTGATCATTGATGAAAATAGACCTACGACTACTAAAACAAGAATTATAGCTTTAAATCAGCAGGTAGTTAGGGTGGACAGAGAAAAAAAAGAGAGTATATCTCAGGAAATAGAAGAAAAGATAATAAATTCCCTTGAAAATAAAATAAAGAATTTAGATGGTATAGTTATATCAGATTATCTTAAAGGAGTTTTAACTTTTAACTTAACCCAAAAGATTATCCGTTTAGCTAAAAAAGAAGGCAAGTTTATAATTGTAGACCCTAAGGGTAGGGATTACTCAAAATATTTAGGAGCAACCCTAATTACTCCTAATGAGAAAGAGGCTCAAATTGCAACAAATTCTGATGAAAACTTTAATATAAAAGAGATAGCGGAGAAGTTATTTGATATTGTTAAAGGGGATGGTGTACTTATAACTCGTGGTGAAAAGGGAATGTTTCTCTATCAAGCTGAAAGTCAGGTTTTCATACCTGCCTTAGCCTCTCAGGTTAGGGATGTAACTGGCGCAGGTGATACTGTAGTTGCTACTTTAGCTCTTGCCTTATCTGGAGGTGCAAATCTATTGGAGGCTTCTATTCTCTCAAATCTTTCCGCCAGTATAACAGTAAGAAAATTAGGAACAGCTGTTGTAACCCCAGAAGAGTTAAAACAGATACTACCTGAGAAATTGGAGCTAAAAGATGGATGGATATTCTTTAAGTAAAATAAAGTCAAGAAAAGAGATCACTTCTCTTGTAGAAGAGTTAAAGAGAAAAAAGAAAAAAATAGTATTTACAAATGGATGTTTTGAGCTACTACATCCAGGGCATATTGAGTTATTAGAGAAGGCAAAATCTTTAGGAGATGTACTTATTGTAGGGGTAAATAGTGATAGTTCTGTTGAGAAGATTAAGGGAAAGAAAAAATTAATCCTTGATGAAAATTCCAGAGCAAGAGTAATAGCATCAGTTGGGGTTGTGGATTATGTTGTTATCTTTGATGAGAGCACCCCTGAAGAATTAATTAGAGATATAAAGCCCCATATACATGTAAAAGGTGGAGATTATAGAGTAGAGGACTTACCAGAAGCTAAAATTGTAAAAAGTTATGGAGGGGAAGTAGTTATCATTCCCCTCCATGAAGATTTTTCGACTACAAAAATAATTGAAAGGATACTATTTTTGTATAAAGAATAGGATTCTTTTCCATACTTCCTCAACAGTTATCCCTTTCATACAATCAAGAGTTTCGCAGACTCTTTTGCGCCTGTCCCAGAGACACGGTTGACAGGGCAGGTTAGTCATTACTACTTGAAAATTGATATTACCTTCTGGAACAATCTCCTTAGGATTTGTTGGTCCAAAAAGGGCAATTAGTGGTTTATTTAAAGCTATGCCAAGATGCAAAGGTGCAGAATCCAAACATACCAGTATTTTTGAATAATAAATCAAAGCTAAGAATTCCTCTAAATTTTTAGGTTTAATAATCCTTCCTTCCTTTACAAAATTCCTAAACTCTTTTTCCGTTTCTCCCTCATCAGGACCGAGAGTAACGATAAACTCTATATTGTTTTCTTCTAACTTTTCAATTAATTTTCGCCATTTATCTGTCTCCCATCTTCTATCAATACCTCGAACAATACTCATATTGCTAATTCCTGGATGTATAATGATAAACTCATTTGGCTTTAAATTAATGCTATCTAATATTTCTTTTCCTTTTTCGAGAATTTCACTATTTAACTTTATTTGTGGAGGTTCAAATTCTTCTTTTATACCTAAGGCTTTTACAAGCCTGTAATGTACTCTCCCCATATATTCATTTCGTATTGAAGAAGCCTTGTTTGTATATAGAAAGCTTAATGGGTTTTCCTTGTATCCTACTCTAATATTTGCTGAGATTAGATACATAAAAATGGGAATAAATGGAGATTTTCCAGAAGAAACTGTTATATCAAACTTCTCTTTGCGCACATTGGTTAAAAGCCTTAAGGTCTCCTTCAAGCTTAATTTATTTTTAGGATTAAATTCATATACTTCGTAACCACAAATTTCGAGAATTTCTTTCCCTCTCTTTTCAGTTATTACTTTTACCTCTTTAAAATGCTTTTTTAATTTTTCTAAAGTAGGTAAGAATAATATTTGGTCACCTAATCCTCCCAAGTTAAAGGCTAATACCTTTTGATTTTCTTCCTCTTTAAAAAGATTAATCAGTATTGCACAAGAAAGCCAGAATATTATTTGAGGATATGGTCTGTACCATATAGTATCCACAAGACCATGAAAGAGAGGAGCAGTTATAGAGGATATAGCGGTTATCCCTAAAAGCTTTCTATCAAAACTCCAACCTGAGAAATGAACAAAAAATTTTTTATAAAGATAATAAAGCATTATTAGGAATAGAATCAAGGAGAATATGCTTCCCTCTATTGCTAACTCCAAAAATAAATTGTAGGAGGCAAGAGCAGTATATTTTGGTTCCATGTAAAAGGCATAAACCTGTCTAAAAACATCGTTACCAAGTCCAATCCCTGTTAGGAAAAAGTCCTTCAATATTTTAAAAGAACTTTTCCATATCATTATTCTGGTAACGTTAGATGTGTGCCCCCATATAGTAAACATTGAGAGTATTCTCATTCTTAAATAGGTATTAGTAAATATTCCAATGATGAAAAGAAGCAAAAGTATTGAATAAATAATTATTAATCTCTTCCTTAAGGATTTATCTTTCTGCCATAAATATAGGAAAGTGCCAAGGAATATTACTAAAATTTCAGCAACAAATCCTAAGTAGGCGCCTCTCGAATAGGTCCAAATAATGGAGAGGGCGGTTATGACTATAGTAGTTAATATGAATGATTTGAAATATGGAAAGAAAAAAAGAGAAGAAAGTACATAGGGGAAAACAGCTATTAAGTATCCTCCAAGCAGGTTTGGGTTTAAAAGAGTACCATAAACTCTTGTTACATTCTCTCCTATATATTCTTGATCTTCCCATCCTGCAAGAGGAGGAACTTTTATGATCCATTGGTAAACACAATAAAGGGCTAATAGGAAAGTAGACAATAA
The window above is part of the Dictyoglomus sp. NZ13-RE01 genome. Proteins encoded here:
- the rfaE2 gene encoding D-glycero-beta-D-manno-heptose 1-phosphate adenylyltransferase, giving the protein MDGYSLSKIKSRKEITSLVEELKRKKKKIVFTNGCFELLHPGHIELLEKAKSLGDVLIVGVNSDSSVEKIKGKKKLILDENSRARVIASVGVVDYVVIFDESTPEELIRDIKPHIHVKGGDYRVEDLPEAKIVKSYGGEVVIIPLHEDFSTTKIIERILFLYKE
- the pstC gene encoding phosphate ABC transporter permease subunit PstC, giving the protein MRNTGEKIFKNLTILSSLVITIITIAIFIYLIIGALPSIKKFGLKFLWNTIWDPVTEQFSALPAIYGTIITSLLALIIGLPISLGIAIFLTEICPFRIRSTLSFIIELLGAIPSVIYGMWGLFTLSPIMQFKVGPFLNKYLGFIPLFSGYSIGVGYLTAGIVLSIMIIPIISSISREILSLVPKEQKEGALALGMTKWEMIRKVEIGNAKSGIIASAILGLSRALGETMAVTMVIGNSYQLSISLFSPGATIASTIANEFAEAFGKLHLSSLIELALILFLITFFTIAISRYVIIKRFEGL
- a CDS encoding heptosyltransferase, giving the protein MEKLETLWRESLICKFLDKIETNVKRIFQNIIEESRIFPWLDFLLEHYLYIFLFLLPFLTSGKIAILSFGAFVLWALITFLNPKEKFFKNLDTFSILLFVFLGINIYATFSSPYLLSAIKGLAKFLVYFALFFIFRDVFKHPNKQKNAIIAILLSTFLLALYCVYQWIIKVPPLAGWEDQEYIGENVTRVYGTLLNPNLLGGYLIAVFPYVLSSLFFFPYFKSFILTTIVITALSIIWTYSRGAYLGFVAEILVIFLGTFLYLWQKDKSLRKRLIIIYSILLLLFIIGIFTNTYLRMRILSMFTIWGHTSNVTRIMIWKSSFKILKDFFLTGIGLGNDVFRQVYAFYMEPKYTALASYNLFLELAIEGSIFSLILFLIMLYYLYKKFFVHFSGWSFDRKLLGITAISSITAPLFHGLVDTIWYRPYPQIIFWLSCAILINLFKEEENQKVLAFNLGGLGDQILFLPTLEKLKKHFKEVKVITEKRGKEILEICGYEVYEFNPKNKLSLKETLRLLTNVRKEKFDITVSSGKSPFIPIFMYLISANIRVGYKENPLSFLYTNKASSIRNEYMGRVHYRLVKALGIKEEFEPPQIKLNSEILEKGKEILDSINLKPNEFIIIHPGISNMSIVRGIDRRWETDKWRKLIEKLEENNIEFIVTLGPDEGETEKEFRNFVKEGRIIKPKNLEEFLALIYYSKILVCLDSAPLHLGIALNKPLIALFGPTNPKEIVPEGNINFQVVMTNLPCQPCLWDRRKRVCETLDCMKGITVEEVWKRILFFIQK
- the rfaE1 gene encoding D-glycero-beta-D-manno-heptose-7-phosphate kinase, with translation MNKSRFLDIIGHWHGKRIGVIGDIMLDEYIMGKVTRISPEAPVPIVEMEQEFSVLGGAGNVANNIKSLGGEVILFGVIGNDEGGKKILNLLRERKIMEELIIDENRPTTTKTRIIALNQQVVRVDREKKESISQEIEEKIINSLENKIKNLDGIVISDYLKGVLTFNLTQKIIRLAKKEGKFIIVDPKGRDYSKYLGATLITPNEKEAQIATNSDENFNIKEIAEKLFDIVKGDGVLITRGEKGMFLYQAESQVFIPALASQVRDVTGAGDTVVATLALALSGGANLLEASILSNLSASITVRKLGTAVVTPEELKQILPEKLELKDGWIFFK
- a CDS encoding phosphoheptose isomerase; amino-acid sequence: MGIIDKRLRLHKRTLELVEIELKEDIRRSAKAIVEAYKKGKKVVLFGNGGSAADAQHIAGELVGRFLKERRSLPAIALTTNSSIVTAISNDYGFDFVFERQLEAWVEEGDVVIGISTSGSSKNVVRGLEKAKSLGAFTIAFSGKDGGEISKLADISITIPFHITPHIQELHITIGHLLCDIVEEELFPNKKKAIFLDRDGTLNEDKGYTYKVEDLKILPNVVEGLKILQKKFLLIVVSNQSGVERGYYTNWDVENFNNHLYLALAKEGVYIDDFYYCPNLEGDCRKPNIGMFMQAQEDWNIDLSRSYMIGDKETDVLAGKKAGCKTIFLGKDSSILPDYFANDLLDAANWIMKEEEENNE
- the pstS gene encoding phosphate ABC transporter substrate-binding protein PstS — protein: MRPKIKKVSIILFLLSSLLIFSTLAQVSLTGAGATFPYPLYSRWFYEYEQETKIKINYQAIGSGAGIQQIKAGTVDFGASDSPLTGEEQKQSGLIMIPTVAGSIVMIYNLPGVGKGLKLSREIIADIYLGKIKRWTDPKITILNKDIKIPDLPITVVRRSDGSGTTHIFTAFLSAVSSEWKEKVGAGTSVNWPIGIGGKGNAGVAGTVQNTPGAIGYVELAYAEQNNIPYAQIRNKLGNFVFPNKETVQSALSLYQVPNDFYVFTVDAPGRNSYPIVGYTFLLIRKEQKDLEKAKALISFIKWAYAKGDKYAEELLYVPLPEKVKNLALRRLKEITYMGKPVE